The DNA sequence TGCCAGCCCTGCCGGAGCAGGTCTTCCTCGACTCGTTGCGGCACCTGATCACAATTGATCGACAGTGGATTCCGGCCGGCGATGACGGCAGCCTCTACCTGCGACCGTTCATGTTCGCCAGTGAGGTCTTCCTCGGTGTCCGGCCGGCCCGCGAATACCTCTACGCGGTGATCGCCTCGCCGGTCGGCTCCTACTTCTCCGGTGGGGTCAAACCGGTGACGGTCTGGGCGTCGTCGGTCTACACCCGGGCCGCGCCGGGTGGCACCGGAGCCGCGAAGTGCGGGGGTAACTACGCCGCCTCACTGGTGGCCCAGGCGGAGGCGATCGAGCACGGCTGCGACCAGGTGGTCTTCCTCGACGCGGTGCAACGGCAGTACGTCGACGAACTCGGCGGCATGAACGTCTTCTTCGTCTACGACGACGGTTCGCTGGTCACCCCGCCACTGACCGGCGCGATCCTGCCGGGCATCACCCGCGAGTCGGTGATCACCCTGGCCCGCCGGGCCGGTCACCAGGTCGTGGAACAGCCGGTCAGCCTGGCCCAGTGGCAGGCCGACGCGGCCAGCGGCCGACTGCGTGAGGCGTTCGCCTGCGGCACCGCCGCAGTGATCACGCCGATCGGCCGGGTCCGCTCGGCCGACGGCGAGTTCACCGTCGCCGACGGTGGGCCCGGGGAGGTCACCATGGCGCTGCGGCAGAGTCTGGTGGACCTGCAGCGGGGCCGGGGCACCGACCCGGACGGCTGGGTGCACCGGGTCTTCTGACCAGTGCCGTGACGCGGTGACCCGGGCCCGGCCCGGGTCACCGCGTCGGCTCGGCCCAGGTCACTGCGTCAACAGATGGGCGCGCAGCTCGGTGATCCGGTCTGCGGACAGCCCGGCGGTGCGCAGGTACCCCTCGACCGAGCCGTGCCGCTGCCGCAGCTCGGTGAGGAACGTCTGCATCGCCTCGGCCGGGCAGGAGAAGAACGGCACCGGCACCAGATGGTCGTTGCCGGCCTGGGTGCGCAGCCAGGCGAGCAGCCGTTCGCTGCCGGCGTTGCTCAACGCGTAGTCCTCGGCGATCACCGAATCCCGGACCCCGAGCAGGGACAGCGTCATCGCGCAGACCAGCCCGGTGCGGTCCTTGCCGGCCATGCAGTGCACCACCGCCGGTGCGGTCCGCGCCTCGGCCAACAGTGAGATCGCCGCGACGAAACCGTCCGCGGCCTGTTCGGTCAGATCGTGGTAGCGGTCAGCCAGGTAGCGGGCGGCACCCTGCTCCGGCTGGTAGGGGATCTCGCCCCAGTCCTGGTGCCGCAGGTGGATGTTGTGGTAGTCGAACCCGTCCGCCGGGGGGATTCGCCCGAACGTTTCGACCTCGTGCGGCCGGCGCAGGTCGATCACGGTCCGTACGCCGAGCGCGTCGAACGCCGCCGCGTCGTCGCCGTCGAGCCGGTGCGGCGAGTCGGCCCGGTAGATCCGCTGCCAGCGGACCGTGCGGCCGTCGAGCCCCGGGTAGCCCCCGATGTCACGGAAGTTGAACATGGTCGCGAAGGCCAACGAGCGGGTGGCGGCGGCAGTCATCGTTCTACGGTAGCCAGCCGGGCCGACACCGGTAAACGGTGCGGGTGGCCGGCGCCACGTGGCACCGGCCACCCGCACCGGGTGGGTCGTCACCGGGTCAGATGATCCGGCCCGGCGCCATCGGCGGGACCGGGGTGCCGGTGGCACCGCCGTAGTAGGCGCTCAGCTTGTCGCGGTACGCCGGATCCTTCGCGCTGGTCTCGTCGTACTCGGGGGCGTCCTTGATCTGGCCCTTGTCGCGGTCGACATAGACCTTCTGCGCGTCGTGGTCGACGTGGTTGACCACCCCGGCCGGCAGCATCACCTTCCGGCCGAAGATCCACGGCCCGGTGTCGACCACCAGATGGCTGCCGTCCACCTCCTCGGTGGCGGAGTCGATCCGGCCGATGCCACCGTCGGTCGCCTCGACGTGGTAGCCGGCCAGGTTGGCGCCGTCGACCCCCGCGTCGTCGCGGTAGCGCCACGGGTCGAACGTGCCGGCCGGGGTACCGCCCACGACGTCGCCCTGACCACCGGCCGGCCCCGTCAGCGCGGTGTGTTGCGGATCGAGCCTGTCCATCGGAGGTCACTCCTTCGCTCGGCGGAACTGACTGCGTCGTCGTCCCAGGAATACCCATGGCGCTCGATCGGTACACCTGACCTCGAACGATCCCGCTGTCCCGCGATGTGGATTCGACTACCGGTCCGGGCGCGGTCGGTGGCAAAGTACCCTGCGTGACTCGCCTCGTACTCATTATTGGCAGCTAGCGCGCCCGGCAACCGTCCGCCGAGCGCGCAGACCTCCCGCATCCGCGGGGGGTCTTTTTGTTGGCCGTACGAGGTCGGCCGGACGAGCGGGTGAGGACGGCCCGGCGCGAGCAGCGGGTGGTACGGGACGTCCGTCGAAAGGATCGAGATGACTTTCCAGGTCTATGACACGACTCTGCGCGACGGTGCGCAGCGTGAGGGCATCAGCTACTCGGTGGTCGACAAACTCGCCGTCGCGCGGCTGCTGGACGACTTCGGCGTCGGCTTCATCGAGGGCGGCTGGCCCGGTGCGATGCCGAAGGACACCGAGTTCTTCCGCAGAGCCCGCACCGAACTCGACCTGCGGCACGCCGTACTCGTCGCGTTCGGTGCCACCCGCAAGGCCGGCGTCAAGGTCGCCGACGACCCACAGGTACGGGCCCTGCTCGACGCCGAGACGCCAGCGGTCTGCCTGGTCGCCAAGTCCGACATCCGGCACGTCGAGCGGGCGCTGCGCACCACCGGCGCGGAGAACCTGGCGATGGTCACCGACACGGTCGCGCACTTCGTCGCCGAGGGCCGGCGGGTCTTCCTCGACTGCGAACACTTCTTCGACGGCTTCCGGCACGACCCGGCGTACACCGCC is a window from the Solwaraspora sp. WMMD792 genome containing:
- a CDS encoding branched-chain amino acid aminotransferase — translated: MIGGDKLEFEIRPNPHPVADAERAALLANPGFGQIFTDHMVTVRYAEGKGWYDARVEPRAPIPMDPATAVLHYAQEIFEGLKAYHAADGGVTLFRPDANAARFIASGARMAMPALPEQVFLDSLRHLITIDRQWIPAGDDGSLYLRPFMFASEVFLGVRPAREYLYAVIASPVGSYFSGGVKPVTVWASSVYTRAAPGGTGAAKCGGNYAASLVAQAEAIEHGCDQVVFLDAVQRQYVDELGGMNVFFVYDDGSLVTPPLTGAILPGITRESVITLARRAGHQVVEQPVSLAQWQADAASGRLREAFACGTAAVITPIGRVRSADGEFTVADGGPGEVTMALRQSLVDLQRGRGTDPDGWVHRVF
- a CDS encoding tyrosine-protein phosphatase, with the protein product MTAAATRSLAFATMFNFRDIGGYPGLDGRTVRWQRIYRADSPHRLDGDDAAAFDALGVRTVIDLRRPHEVETFGRIPPADGFDYHNIHLRHQDWGEIPYQPEQGAARYLADRYHDLTEQAADGFVAAISLLAEARTAPAVVHCMAGKDRTGLVCAMTLSLLGVRDSVIAEDYALSNAGSERLLAWLRTQAGNDHLVPVPFFSCPAEAMQTFLTELRQRHGSVEGYLRTAGLSADRITELRAHLLTQ
- a CDS encoding PRC-barrel domain containing protein, which translates into the protein MDRLDPQHTALTGPAGGQGDVVGGTPAGTFDPWRYRDDAGVDGANLAGYHVEATDGGIGRIDSATEEVDGSHLVVDTGPWIFGRKVMLPAGVVNHVDHDAQKVYVDRDKGQIKDAPEYDETSAKDPAYRDKLSAYYGGATGTPVPPMAPGRII